A window of Candidatus Thermoplasmatota archaeon genomic DNA:
CCGCAAACCAATACGCCGCCCCCGTCCATCCCCGTCCCGCAGGCGGCACGATGAGCATGCGCGGCAGGCGGCAGGGCTCGCCGATCTCGAGCGCGAACAGGCTTCCCGCGCGGGCGCCGCAGCGTCCCCTGCGCGATGTGGAGCGTGAAGGGCGCGCGGTCGGGGCACGCGATGTCGTGCTCGGCGAGGCCGAGGCCCGTCGCTGAACTGGCGGCGCAGGACGCTCTTGATCGGGCCGAAGGTGTCGGGTGACCCCGGTCTTTTTCACCGCAAGTCGGGAACGGGCTGTGCGAAACAGCCTTACCCTGCCAAGCCCTGTCACGCACGGTCCGGGCTGCGTCCCGGGGGAGGTGAGGGATTGGAAACGATCGACGTCAAGTGGCTCGAGAAGCTCGAGATGACCAGTCTGCACACGAACACCGTGATGACGCACTTCCCCGCCGCCTGGTAGGGAATCGTCGGGCCGGCGTTCGGCGTCGTGGCCTGCGCCGGTCCTCTTGCCCGAACTCCTCACCGTCCAGGACGCCCTCACGCGGCACCGGGGGCTCGTCCTTGATGCGATCCGCGAGCCGCGGCTCGAAGGCCTCATCTGGGAAGCGACGCTCGCGTGCAACCTCGCGTGCGCCCACTGCGGGAACCCGGTCGAGGGGAAGGAAGGCGACGGGCCGTGGCGCCACGGCCAGGAGCTGAAGACCGACGAGGTCAAGCGCATCTTCTCCGAGGTCGCCGCGGACTTCCCGCCCGGCACGATCAGCATCGGCATCACGGGCGGCGAGGCCACGCTGCGGAAGGACCTCTCTGAGATCGTCGCCCACCTGCGCGACCTCCGGTTCAACGTCTCGCTCACGACGAACGGCATGCTCACGGGCCGCGACCCGGCGCTCCTCGACCGGCTCGTCGAGAGCGGCGTGCGCCTCTTCACGATCTCGATCGACGGCCTCAAGGAAGGCCACGATCGCCAGCGCGGCATCGACGGGAGCTTCGATCTCGCGGTGTCCACCATCCGGCAGCTGCGCGAGCGCCACCCGAAGGTGCAGATCACGGTCAACACGATCGCGACGCCGCTCAACTGGAAGGACATCCCGGGCGTGTACGCGCTCATGCAGGAGCTGAAGGTCCCGCTCTGGAACCTCGGCCCCGTCTCGCCCGTCGGCCGCGCGAAGGATCCGCTGACGCACCTCACGAACGAGCAGCTGCGCGACCTGCTCGAATGGATCACCGAGAAGAACAAGCCCGCGAACGTCGAGGCGACGGGCGTCCGCGTCGCGTGGGTCTGCGACGGCTGGGTCGGCGCCGCGTTCGAGGGCCGCGTCCGCGAAAGCATGTTCTTCTGCGGTGCGGGCACGCGCATCGCGAGCGTCCTCTACGACGGCAAGGCCGCGACGTGCCTCGAGGTCCGGCGCGAGATCGGCGTCCAGGGCGACCTCCGCAAGGAGCGCCTCAAGGACGTGTGGGAGCGGCGCTACGACTGGTTCCGCGGGGACCGCTCGCGATTCCGCAAAGGCCCCTGCGTGAGCTGCGACCAATGGGACTGGTGCCAGGGTTCGTCCCTGCATCTGCGCGAGGCGGACGGCGAGCTCATCGAATGCATCTACCATCGCCAAGCGCAAGCGAAGCCGCGGGACGGCACCGGCCTCCCGACGGTCATCGACAGCGTCGAGCTTGCGCCGCTCACCATCGTCGAGCGCGGCGGGACGTTCATCGTCGGCAACGACGACACGGGCACGTTCGCCGAGATGCCGCCCATCGGCGTCGCGGTGATCCGCGCGCTCCAGCGCGAACCGTTTGTCGAGAAGGCCCGCGCGGTCGTGAAGGCGCAGCAGGCGCGCGACGTCGACGTCGCCGCGTTCGTGCGCTCGATCGCGGCGGGCGGGTTCGTCGCGAAGATCAACGGCGTCGCGCTCGAGGGCGCGGACCTCCCGAAGCGGCGCCGCAAGCTCTTCGAGAACGTCCCGCCGGAGCGCCTCCGTTTCCTAAAGGGGCCGCTCTTCTGGTGGATCACGCTCCTGCCCTTTGCGGCCGCGCTCGCGCTCATGGCGCGGGACGCCTGGTACCGCCCGCTCTGGAGCGACTTCCTCGTCTCGCCGATCTACACGATCGTCGGCCTCTCGCTCTTCGCTTCCATGACGATCCTCGTCGCGAAGCACGAGCTCGGCCACGTCCTCATGGCGCGCGCGCTCGGCGGCCGCGCGTCGCTCGGCGTCTCGACGCGTCTCGCCTATCTCGTCGTCGAGACGGACGCCTCGAACCTCTGGGTCCTTCCCCGCAAGGATCGCATGAAGGTCTACGCCGCGGGAATGGCGACGGACATGTTCGTCATCGGCGTCCTCACGCTCCTCCTCGCCGCGGGCCGCGAATGGGGGGTCGGCCTCTTCGCGAGCGACGGCTTCCAGACGGTCGCGCGTCTCTTCATCCTCGGGTCGCTCCTCATCGTGCTCTTCCAATTCTTCTTCCAGGTGCGCACCGACGTCTACTACATGGTCGCGCACGGGCTCGAATGCCGCAACCTCTACGGCGACGCGCGCCAGTGGCTGCGCCGCCGCTTCGCGTGGGCCTGGCCCCGCTGGCGCAACGTCCCCGAGCCGAACGCTTCCGCCCGCGAGATGCGATGGATCCGGATGTACGGCGTCCTCCACTTCGTCGGCGTCGGGGTGTTCTTCGTGTACTTCTTCGGTTTCATCGTCCCGACGCTTCTCTTCGTGTACGGGCACGCCATCGACCATCTCTGGAAGGAGGTCGTTGCGCCAGGCTCGCAGGAGCCGGTCGTGCTCGTCGACAGCCTGTCGTTCTTCCTCATCCACGGGCTCTACTTTGGAGCCGTGGCGTGGCTCGCTTGGCGGGAGCGCCGCCGCGACGCGACGGGCCTTGCGACGAACGCGGGCGGTCGCGCCCCCGTGGACGCGGCGACCGCGCGACTCCTGTCGCACCCGGCCCCCGACGGCATGGCGAGCACCGTGGGCGGGAGGCTCTACCAGATGGACCCCGAGCGCGCGCGCCAGCGCGCCGTCGTTCTCGGTCCGCACCTCAAGGCCGCGACGCTCCGCGCGAGCCGCGAACGCTGACGGGCCGAAGGTTCAAGGGCGCGCGACGTCGACGTGCCGCTCGCGAGCGCCATGAAGCTCATGGCGCCGCTCGTCTGGCTCATGAACCGCCGTCTCCAGCGCAAGCAGCTCGGGAAGATGAAGGCGCTGCTCGAAGCGAACGTTAGGGCGTCACGTTGAGCGGCTCGTCCCGCGTCGCATTCACGGAGTCGTTGGAGGACTCATTGTCGACGATCGACGCGTTCGTCACGTTCGTCTCCATGGCCTCGCGCTCGGCAGCGGTCGCGTTCCGCCATTCGTCGAGGCTCGCG
This region includes:
- a CDS encoding radical SAM protein; translation: MPELLTVQDALTRHRGLVLDAIREPRLEGLIWEATLACNLACAHCGNPVEGKEGDGPWRHGQELKTDEVKRIFSEVAADFPPGTISIGITGGEATLRKDLSEIVAHLRDLRFNVSLTTNGMLTGRDPALLDRLVESGVRLFTISIDGLKEGHDRQRGIDGSFDLAVSTIRQLRERHPKVQITVNTIATPLNWKDIPGVYALMQELKVPLWNLGPVSPVGRAKDPLTHLTNEQLRDLLEWITEKNKPANVEATGVRVAWVCDGWVGAAFEGRVRESMFFCGAGTRIASVLYDGKAATCLEVRREIGVQGDLRKERLKDVWERRYDWFRGDRSRFRKGPCVSCDQWDWCQGSSLHLREADGELIECIYHRQAQAKPRDGTGLPTVIDSVELAPLTIVERGGTFIVGNDDTGTFAEMPPIGVAVIRALQREPFVEKARAVVKAQQARDVDVAAFVRSIAAGGFVAKINGVALEGADLPKRRRKLFENVPPERLRFLKGPLFWWITLLPFAAALALMARDAWYRPLWSDFLVSPIYTIVGLSLFASMTILVAKHELGHVLMARALGGRASLGVSTRLAYLVVETDASNLWVLPRKDRMKVYAAGMATDMFVIGVLTLLLAAGREWGVGLFASDGFQTVARLFILGSLLIVLFQFFFQVRTDVYYMVAHGLECRNLYGDARQWLRRRFAWAWPRWRNVPEPNASAREMRWIRMYGVLHFVGVGVFFVYFFGFIVPTLLFVYGHAIDHLWKEVVAPGSQEPVVLVDSLSFFLIHGLYFGAVAWLAWRERRRDATGLATNAGGRAPVDAATARLLSHPAPDGMASTVGGRLYQMDPERARQRAVVLGPHLKAATLRASRER